The Homo sapiens chromosome 10, GRCh38.p14 Primary Assembly sequence GTTGCCTAACCCTCATCCTGGGAGCTCTGGAATCCCGTGTTACCAACCCCTGTGCTTACTTCCTATGAGACACCTTGCCCTCTGTCTGTGAGGTTCCTGATTTCTCTTCTTGAAACGATATTATTTCCTGCTAGTCTAAATGTTCTGcctgatttcaaaaaaaaaaaaaaagatttgagatatttacagatttcttttttttgtagtcaCCCAGAATCTATAGAacccttttcttatttcttagaattttagCATGGTCTTATCTTAGAATTTTTCCCATTACAATACAGACCCATCTGTCCTTTCTTTCCTTAATTCTTTATCTATTGTGACTTTCACTGGGCATTGCCCTTGTGCCCtaagacagtggttctcaaaattgaGCATGCATAAAAATTGCCTGGACAGCTTATTAAGGACAGAGTCCTAGGGTTGACTCCCCAGAGATTCTCATTAAGTGGGTCTGGGTTAGAGTCTGAGGATGTGTGTTTCTAAAAGGCTCCTCAGTGATTCTGAGACTGCGGTGGTAGCATTAGTTCTGAGCCTGGTTGATAATGTCACTGTGGCTTTCATCCAGATAAGAGGCAAAGGAAgaaattgttgttgttgtgtatACAACTGGAACTTCTATAGGAATCGGGAGAATAGGTCCTCACAAGCCAGAGCCCAGGAAGCAAGTGTCTGGCATCAGCTTCTCTAACTTACCAGTGGAAATAAAAACCCAAAATCAAGCAGTGAAGTTGGATGCCTTTTAAATGGCTGCTCAAAGGGCTTTTACCTAAGTGTGTATATTAAATATCTCTATCCTGCAAATGCACAATAGACTTTATGTTTTATATGGTGGAGATAACCTCAATTCTATTtactctctctgtttcttttgtaaaatgagaaaggaGCTAAGGAGTTTATGTGTTAAGGGAATGAGCTCCCAAACTCAACTGGAAGTTGGAAATAGAATTGAGAGGGAGCAAGGAAGCTATAGTGAGTCTTCAGGTGTTAGGATGCGTGCTGCACATGCTTGGGGTCTGAGAGTGGTCATATTCTGTAGGACTCACCATATTCTGTAATGAATGCAGTAGAGAGTGTGACTGAGATGCACATGGAGAAAACACAGGGTCTGAGCCCTCCAAGCTCCCCAGTGTCCTGTTCTGATCCTCCTGGGGTCACTACAGTCCTACCCATGGTCCTGTGAAGCACTCTAGTAACTTTAAATCAGTTCCTGCTCACCTCTGTTTCTTGGAACAAATGGAGACTTAACTATCCCAggcagaataaacaaacaaacaaacaaaaataggatGGAAAATAGGCAGGAGTTTATAGGAAGGACCCGCCTTCCATTCAAAGCTCCAAATAGGTCTTAGCAAAGAGCCAGGTTGTCTAAGTCCCTTGATGTAACTAACCCCAGGTGCGGGAGCCCCGGAGAGTGCTTGGCTTGGTTATCAGGCATCCTAATGGCAGATGCATTCCCGTTGAAAAGCTCATGTCCAAACAGATCTGTTTTTATTCTTAGTGAGGTTACAGGAAGATTCCCAATCAAAATGGGAGTGGGAAGCAGTGGTATAAAAAGTGGGAGAGAGAGGGGCAGTTAGAAAGAGGGGTCACATAATCTTCTATCTAGACATATGTTTCATAAGTGATCCTGCCACATTGCATGACATTCCAGATATCTATTGGTTGTATAAGAAGCCATACTATTTAGAAATACAGCTCCTGATACAAGGGTTGCTGTATAGATACCacgaaaaaaaaatttaaataagaaaaggcaACATTACAGAGACTCCAATACACAGACAGTGTTGAGAAATAATTTGGGGCATAGAATACTATTTATCTCCAAAGTAATTCGAAATACAGGCTTTTGCTCATTTGTCTGTTCTCTGGGTTttttaggggtttttttgttgttgttttgttttgttttttggtttggttgattttggtttatttatttattttgaggaccAACACTAAAGGGAATGGAAAATCTTTCCAGGAGAGTCATAAGGGTACCCTAAAGAAAAAAGAGCTCTTTCTATAAGAAAAGGAGCTAGTGGCCTTGTGAGCCTTCCCTGTAGCTGCACTTCTTGCCCCTTATTATAAAAGCAAAacccagaagagaaaaataaaatttcaaaaaaaaaattaaaacaataaagtaCAAAATTATTAATAGAGCAACTCAATGAGATGTGTTAAGAACAGAAATCACCAGTTTAAGAAATAGAGGTatgggggggaggggaggaaaaaaaattacattttattccaaaataaatgtttaagacaTTGCTAACATAAATAATACttgaaattaaatgagagaataatacaaaagcagataaaatgagtaaaaattaaGAATGGTTGAAAATAAGATTcaaatggttaaaatggaaaaattcacagaaaaaaatgagaatgtagCATGTTAAAGTAATAAAccaatacaaaataaaaccaatctGATAAAAGCTCAGAAAGTTTGaatagacaaaataaatgaaggatATATTAAAAGCTGAAATAGACAGAAAATCGAAAGTGATAAAGATTTCTTTAAAGGCAAATGAAGGAGAACTAAGGAATTAAGAATATCAAAGATAAAATGAAGCTGCATTTCGGAGGGATGAGAAATTAAAATCACCATGgcaaaacattaaaagaataaaaaattataaagctgaAATTTTCAAAGTACAAAAGTAAAGCTAGGGAAGAATGAAGAACAgaaacagcaatgaaaaagaCTTACTTCTTTAAAACTACATAAATAAAACCAAGCCTCCACAGAGACCCTCGAAAGCAGAGAGGGCAGAGCTGTTTAACAAAAACTGTCTTATTCATGAAAACCTAGCCACAGACTCAGAGAACAACCCACTGCCCTCGCCCTAATTCTTCTGCTGCCCACAGTCCCTAAACTCCTGCTACCACATGCAGGAATTAACAATAAGGAAAAACAtattatagaaagaaaagaaggggagtTTCTTTGATTTGTGTTAACAGCCTTTAGGAGGAGGAGCATTTTATTTGCCATGCTCCCATTTCTTGACATATAAATCTGTGTCTCAAAGTCCATCTTTGTGTTTTTCCCTACAGTGAGAACAATAAGAATTCCTTGGAGAGCAGCCTACGGCAACTAAAATGCCATTTCACCTGGAACTTGATGGAGGGAGAAAACTCCTTGGATGATTTTGAAGACAAAGTATTTTACCGGACTGAGTTTCAGAATCGTGAATTCAAAGCCACAATGTGCAACCTACTGGCCTATCTAAAGCACCTCAAAGGGCAAAACGAGGCAGCCCTGGAATGCTTACGTAAAGCTGAAGAGTTAATCCAGCAAGAGCATGCTGACCAGGCAGAAATCAGAAGTCTGGTCACCTGGGGAAACTATGCCTGGGTCTACTATCACATGGGCCGACTCTCAGACGTTCAGATTTATGTAGACAAGGTGAAACATGTCTGTGAGAAGTTTTCCAGTCCctatagaattgagagtccagagcTTGACTGTGAGGAAGGGTGGACACGGTTAAAGTGTGGAGGAAACCAAAATGAAAGAGCGAAGGTGTGCTTTGAGAAGGCTCTGGAAAAGAAGCCAAAGAACCCAGAATTCACCTCTGGACTGGCAATAGCAAGCTACCGTCTGGACAACTGGCCACCATCTCAGAACGCCATTGACCCTCTGAGGCAAGCCATTCGGCTGAATCCTGACAACCAGTACCTTAAAGTCCTCCTGGCTCTGAAGCTTCATAAGATGCGtgaagaaggtgaagaggaaggtgaaggagagaaGTTAGTTGAAGAAGCCTTGGAGAAAGCCCCAGGTGTAACAGATGTTCTTCGCAGTGCAGCCAAGTTTTATCGAAGAAAAGATGAGCCAGACAAAGCGATTGAACTGCTTAAAAAGGCTTTAGAATACATACCAAACAATGCCTACCTGCATTGCCAAATTGGGTGCTGCTATAGGGCAAAAGTCTTCCAAGTAATGAATCTAAGAGAGAATGGAATGTATGGGAAAAGAAAGTTACTGGAACTAATAGGACACGCTGTGGCTCATCTGAAGAAAGCTGATGAGGCCAATGATAATCTCTTCCGTGTCTGTTCCATTCTTGCCAGCCTCCATGCTCTAGCAGATCAGTATGAAGACGCAGAGTATTACTTCCAAAAGGAATTCAGTAAAGAGCTTACTCCTGTAGCGAAACAACTGCTCCATCTGCGGTATGGCAACTTTCAGCTGTACCAAATGAAGTGTGAAGACAAGGCCATCCACCACTTTATAGAGGGtgtaaaaataaaccagaaatcaagggagaaagaaaagatgaaagacaaaCTGCAAAAAATTGCCAAAATGCGACTTTCTAAAAATGGAGCAGATTCTGAGGCTTTGCATGTCTTGGCATTCCTTCAGGAGCTGAATGAAAAAATGCAACAAGCAGATGAAGACTCTGAGAGGGGTTTGGAGTCTGGAAGCCTCATCCCTTCAGCATCAAGCTGGAATGGGGAATGAAGAATAGAGATGTGGTGCCCACTAGGCTACTGCTGAAAGGGAGCTGAAATTCCTCCACCAAGTTGGTATTCAAAATATGTAATGACTGGTATGGCAAAAGATTGGACTAAGACACTGGCCATACCACTGGACAGGGTTATGTTAACACCTGAATTGCTGGGTCTTGAGAGAGCCCAAGGAGTTCTGGGAGAGGGACCAGATTGGGGGGTAGGTCCACGGGCTTGGTGATAGAATTATTTCTCGATTGACTTCTTGAGTGCAATTTGAACTGTAACATTTGCTTAGTCACCTTTAGTGGAGTAATCTACTGGGCttgtttctatatttatataaagcaGCCAAATCCTTCATGTAATATTGAAGTCCATTTTTGCAATGTTGTTCCATACTTGGAGTCATTTTGCATCCCATAGAGGTTAGTCCTGCATAGCCAGTAATGTGCTAAGTTCATCCAAAAGCTGGCGGACCAAAGTCTAAATAGGGCTCAGTATCCCCCATCGCTtatctctgcctccttcctcctccttcccagtcTATCATCAACCTTGAGTATTCTACACAATGTGAATTCAAGTGCCTGATTAATTGAGGTGGCAACATAGTTTGAGACGAGGGCAGAGAACAGGAAGATACATAGCTAGAAGCGACGGGTACAAAAAGCAATGTGTACAAGAAGACTTTCAGCAAGTATACAGAGAGTTCACCTCTACTCTGCCCTCCTCATAGTCATAATGTAGCAAGTAAAGAATGAGAATGGATTCTGTACAATACACTAGAAACCAAcataatgtatttctttaaaacctgtgtgaaaaaataaatgttccacCAGTAGGGATAGGGGaaaagtaaccaaaagagagaaagagaaaggaatgctGGTTTATCTTTGTAGATTGTAATCGAATGGAGAAATTTGCAGTATTTTAGCCActattaggaattttttttttttgtaaaatgaagactGAACTCTGTTCAAATGCTTTCATGAACCTGGTTTGAGACGGTAGGAAAGCAACAAAACGTGGGAACCTGGTGACTAAGGGCCTGGTGCAAGGACTTGGGAAATGTCATTGATAATAGATGGTGGGGTTTTCCCCCCTTTAGAAATGTTGGATATTAAGTGATATAAACACTTCTTTTAACTCCGAAAATCTTCTGAGAAATCACAAAATTCACGGTATGCTTGGAACGATTGAGATTTTCTAGGTAGATGCTGAATAGCCTAGACATCAAAGTTGGTGTGAACCAAAATAGAGTCAGCTGACCCAGCATCAGCCACACTCTGGGTTGGAAAATGTTTGCCTGTTGGAATTAATTTAAGCTTAAGTATATATCAACATTATTTTATTGTGcaattaaaacaatacaaattcatggttttttaaagttaaaaattctaACCACTGTAACAACagtttttgtgttattttctgtattaaaCATCTTGTTGCACGCATTTGAGGTCATCAGGGTGCAAAATTTGTATTCCtgaaaatgtcatatattttcattaataaataacCTAAATATGATAAAACATAAAGCAGTGTTCTGGTTCATCTGGAATTTTGCTGTACTTTAAATCTTTCAGACTCAGCTACTGATAAATGAAACGTTACACAGGTGTGAACCAAATCCAAATAACCTCGACTGGTCTACTATCATAATCACCTGAACAGAACAAAACTTTTTCCTCAGCTTTAAGAGTCCAGGGCTTCGGATAACAGCTGCCATCTGCCACCTGCTACCATTGACCTACGTGAACACAGACATTCTGTCTCCACCTTGATGGTGGGTGGGCTGCTCcccttttctttgttaaattttgtgCTTTCATCACATTTTCTCTATTCTGACCTCTGTTATGAGAAATAAAAGTCACTGATTCCATTTTATGCCCCATCCTGGACGCAATCCAAATGCATGTTAAAGAGTCTTCCCTATTAAGTAAAGAATAGGAAGAGACAAGAAGGCCCaaaatctctattatttttcaaGAGGCCTCTAATGGAAAACACAAATCACACCAACTGCAAAGGTAAACTCATTTCATTGGATCAAAATGGACAAGTGTATGTTTCAGGGGAAGATCTAGCTCACCTTGATCTGAGTAAATTAGGACTACATCTGGTGCCTGGGAAGGAACACCACACGTATTCTGAGTGGAAGGTTAAAATGGACAGGTATGCCGACCTTGAGAGAGGACCCTTGGTACCTGTGTGTGCTAAAGATGGATGTATGTAATCTTGTCCTTGCATGTCATGCCTCCAGTCCCTTGCTGGAACAGGACCCTTAGTGGGAAAACAGCAAGAAGGGTAGAAAAGGGAAACATAACATATTACACTTAATATGAGGGCTTAAAGTTAACAAATGAttggaaaacaatgaaaattatgtACATAGCTCCAGTTTCCTGAAATTTCACTATCCAAGAATAACAAATGAAGTCACATTAATTGGGCTTGACTTGTAATTCCCAGCCTTTTAGCCACATTTCCCGGGGCAGGACATTT is a genomic window containing:
- the IFIT2 gene encoding interferon-induced protein with tetratricopeptide repeats 2 — protein: MSENNKNSLESSLRQLKCHFTWNLMEGENSLDDFEDKVFYRTEFQNREFKATMCNLLAYLKHLKGQNEAALECLRKAEELIQQEHADQAEIRSLVTWGNYAWVYYHMGRLSDVQIYVDKVKHVCEKFSSPYRIESPELDCEEGWTRLKCGGNQNERAKVCFEKALEKKPKNPEFTSGLAIASYRLDNWPPSQNAIDPLRQAIRLNPDNQYLKVLLALKLHKMREEGEEEGEGEKLVEEALEKAPGVTDVLRSAAKFYRRKDEPDKAIELLKKALEYIPNNAYLHCQIGCCYRAKVFQVMNLRENGMYGKRKLLELIGHAVAHLKKADEANDNLFRVCSILASLHALADQYEDAEYYFQKEFSKELTPVAKQLLHLRYGNFQLYQMKCEDKAIHHFIEGVKINQKSREKEKMKDKLQKIAKMRLSKNGADSEALHVLAFLQELNEKMQQADEDSERGLESGSLIPSASSWNGE